A stretch of the Filimonas lacunae genome encodes the following:
- a CDS encoding ligand-binding sensor domain-containing protein: MVAVFALTPLLAQMLNFRQYQVESGLSNNQVRCSMQDTRGFLWFGTPDGLNRFDGYTFKVFRNNRCNPAHSDNNNIRSLCEDAGGKLWVGTDRGLFHFDPRTESFRLVAVDTPSVVRSMKMDTRGNLWFVLGDKLHRLNSYSGAIKIYPWHHYFKATTVCFIGNQLWVGGAEGVLGKYNATTDSFTMFDVFEGAVVPDKNKWIDQLYATDNGDLLVGTATHGAKIFHPATGAFQDMLTYHEDNTTVFAKDFVQMNKEEYWIGTESSGIYVYNSKTGKVGHIEKRYNDPYALSDNSINTFCKDTDGGIWIGSNYGGLNYYSNTYDVFKKYYPKEGRYTLRGNVIREIHEDDKGNLWIGTEDGGLNKLDIATGRFFNYHPDAARPSIAYKNVHGMLIDGNDLWVGTYVHGLDILDVTTGAIKHHYPIGPDSNSLQSDIITAIYRSADQQIYLATVRGVYLYHRKQRNFSLLKSLSPGSSTCLFKDKNGCLWAGTTMAGLKMLNTLTGQVKRFTHDASDPASIGSGCINAVFCDSREQIWIATDGGLCRYNAAGNNFTRYTTRQGLPSNMILSMLEDNSGQLWIATSHGLACFSADSKPVRVYKKENGLLSDQFNYRSAFKAKDGTLYFGSLKGLVSFHPASFTTHTFQPPLYLTGIQVDNKELVIGNKTKALHQSISFTDSIVLKHHQSSFSIDFAALNYTAPECTEYAYKMEGLDDSWTYLKVNRKAYFTNLLPGSYRFKVKASAGGAQWSMAERVLYIRILPPWWLSPVAFLLYITACIALVVVLVKRYKRKVLLKNQRRMEQQELVKTRAMYEEKLHFFTNVAHEIKTPLTLIKGPMETVVKAVGDMPHIAQSLQIMDRNTNRLVELTHQLLDFKQTEIKGFSLSFTRTNVSELLKEAFDSFKPLATSRGLEYSIALPEEMVFAWIDAEAFNKITSNLFSNAVKYAESKVAVTLMGVEAGSGLFVIEISNDGFVIPPEMAERIFEPFFRLKETKKRSGTGIGLALAQNLAQLHNGWIALKKAEVGLNTFSLKMPTRQV; encoded by the coding sequence ATGGTTGCTGTATTTGCACTGACACCCTTGTTGGCGCAGATGCTTAACTTTCGCCAGTACCAGGTAGAAAGCGGGTTAAGTAATAACCAGGTACGATGCAGTATGCAGGATACCCGGGGCTTTTTGTGGTTTGGTACGCCAGACGGCCTTAATCGGTTTGATGGATATACTTTTAAAGTGTTTCGCAACAACAGATGCAACCCTGCTCATTCGGATAACAATAATATCAGGTCGCTGTGCGAAGATGCCGGAGGAAAGCTTTGGGTAGGTACAGACAGGGGGCTTTTTCATTTCGACCCCCGTACAGAAAGTTTTCGCCTGGTGGCAGTAGATACGCCGTCGGTAGTGCGATCTATGAAAATGGATACCCGGGGAAACCTTTGGTTTGTGCTGGGCGATAAGCTGCACCGGTTAAACAGTTATTCCGGCGCAATAAAAATATATCCCTGGCATCACTACTTTAAAGCCACTACGGTTTGTTTCATTGGCAACCAGTTATGGGTGGGAGGTGCAGAAGGAGTGCTGGGAAAATACAATGCAACAACAGATTCCTTTACCATGTTTGATGTATTTGAGGGAGCTGTGGTGCCGGATAAAAACAAATGGATAGATCAGTTATACGCTACCGATAATGGCGATTTGCTTGTAGGCACTGCTACCCATGGCGCTAAAATATTTCATCCCGCTACAGGTGCTTTCCAGGATATGCTCACTTATCATGAAGACAATACCACGGTGTTTGCCAAAGATTTTGTGCAGATGAATAAAGAGGAGTATTGGATTGGTACAGAGTCGTCTGGCATTTATGTGTATAACAGCAAAACCGGTAAAGTAGGTCATATAGAAAAGCGTTATAACGATCCTTACGCTTTGTCAGACAATTCTATCAATACTTTTTGTAAAGACACAGATGGCGGCATTTGGATAGGGTCTAATTATGGCGGCTTAAATTATTACTCCAACACATACGATGTATTTAAAAAATACTATCCTAAAGAAGGGCGCTATACCTTACGGGGCAATGTTATCCGGGAAATTCATGAAGATGATAAGGGGAATTTATGGATAGGAACAGAAGATGGCGGTTTGAATAAACTGGACATAGCTACCGGGCGTTTCTTCAATTATCATCCTGATGCAGCCCGGCCCAGTATTGCCTATAAAAATGTACACGGTATGCTGATAGATGGCAATGATTTGTGGGTGGGTACCTATGTGCATGGATTAGATATACTGGACGTTACAACAGGGGCCATCAAACATCACTATCCGATAGGGCCCGACAGTAATTCCCTGCAAAGTGATATTATCACGGCTATCTACCGTTCAGCCGATCAGCAAATTTACCTGGCTACGGTACGTGGAGTGTACCTGTATCACAGGAAGCAAAGAAATTTCTCTTTATTAAAGTCGTTATCGCCTGGTTCAAGTACCTGTTTGTTCAAAGATAAGAACGGATGTTTATGGGCGGGCACTACCATGGCGGGATTAAAAATGCTGAACACTCTTACCGGGCAGGTAAAGCGGTTTACGCATGATGCGAGCGATCCGGCTAGTATAGGTAGTGGCTGTATCAATGCAGTATTTTGCGATAGCAGGGAACAGATCTGGATAGCCACTGACGGAGGCTTATGCAGGTATAATGCGGCCGGTAATAATTTTACACGTTATACCACACGGCAGGGCTTACCTTCCAATATGATACTCAGTATGCTGGAAGATAACAGCGGGCAGCTGTGGATAGCAACCTCACATGGTTTAGCGTGTTTCAGCGCTGATAGTAAGCCGGTAAGGGTATATAAGAAAGAAAACGGATTGTTAAGTGATCAGTTTAATTATAGATCAGCCTTTAAGGCCAAAGACGGCACTTTATATTTTGGCAGTCTGAAAGGATTGGTGAGTTTTCATCCCGCTTCGTTTACTACCCACACTTTTCAACCACCGCTGTATCTTACCGGGATACAGGTGGATAATAAAGAGTTGGTTATTGGCAATAAGACCAAAGCGTTGCATCAATCCATCTCCTTTACAGACAGTATTGTGCTAAAGCATCACCAGTCTTCTTTCAGTATTGACTTTGCTGCACTGAACTACACTGCACCGGAATGTACAGAGTATGCTTATAAAATGGAGGGGCTGGATGATAGCTGGACGTATTTAAAGGTGAACCGGAAAGCTTACTTTACCAACCTGTTGCCGGGTAGCTACCGGTTTAAGGTGAAAGCATCGGCGGGCGGGGCGCAATGGTCTATGGCAGAGCGCGTGTTATACATTCGTATTCTGCCGCCGTGGTGGCTTAGCCCGGTAGCCTTTTTGCTGTATATAACTGCGTGCATAGCGTTGGTGGTGGTACTGGTGAAAAGATATAAGAGGAAAGTGCTGCTGAAAAACCAGCGTAGAATGGAGCAGCAGGAGCTGGTCAAAACCAGGGCCATGTATGAAGAGAAGCTGCATTTTTTTACCAATGTAGCGCATGAGATAAAAACGCCGCTTACGCTGATTAAGGGGCCGATGGAAACAGTGGTGAAGGCGGTGGGCGATATGCCGCATATTGCACAAAGCCTGCAGATAATGGACCGCAATACCAACAGGCTGGTAGAGCTTACACATCAATTGCTGGATTTTAAACAAACAGAGATTAAAGGCTTTAGTCTCAGCTTTACCAGAACCAATGTATCGGAGCTGCTGAAAGAAGCTTTTGACAGTTTTAAACCGCTGGCAACAAGCCGTGGGCTGGAATATAGCATTGCGTTACCGGAGGAAATGGTGTTTGCCTGGATTGATGCAGAAGCCTTTAATAAAATCACTTCCAATTTGTTTTCCAATGCCGTAAAATACGCCGAAAGCAAGGTGGCGGTTACTTTAATGGGAGTAGAAGCGGGCAGCGGGTTGTTTGTAATAGAAATAAGCAATGATGGTTTTGTGATTCCGCCCGAAATGGCCGAGCGCATATTTGAGCCTTTTTTCCGGTTAAAAGAAACGAAGAAGCGAAGCGGTACGGGCATTGGATTGGCATTGGCGCAAAATCTGGCCCAGTTGCACAACGGATGGATTGCCTTGAAAAAAGCAGAGGTGGGCCTGAATACTTTTTCTTTAAAAATGCCCACCCGCCAGGTATAA
- a CDS encoding RNA polymerase sigma factor: MPVNTPYEEEEILRRIALGDEKVFHILYLRHFSKVYAMAVSYLPDAVAAQDMVQEVFARVWLHRQKLHGILNIEAWIIAISRNLLMNELRKAYPLDVAGHVAINSTQDTLNYRELEKLLAIAITMLSSRQQEIYRLSRQEGYSHKQIAERLGISVDMSREHLSKALKNIRIFLAGKYSQVSIAS, from the coding sequence TTGCCTGTTAATACGCCATATGAAGAAGAAGAAATACTCAGGCGCATTGCCCTGGGTGATGAAAAAGTCTTTCACATCCTGTATCTGCGCCATTTTTCCAAGGTATATGCTATGGCAGTAAGTTACCTGCCTGATGCAGTAGCGGCCCAGGATATGGTACAGGAGGTGTTTGCCCGCGTGTGGCTGCACCGGCAAAAGTTGCACGGTATTCTGAATATAGAAGCCTGGATTATTGCCATTAGCCGCAATTTGTTGATGAACGAACTACGCAAAGCTTATCCACTGGATGTTGCCGGGCATGTGGCTATAAACAGCACGCAGGATACTTTGAATTACCGGGAATTGGAAAAGCTGCTGGCAATAGCCATCACCATGCTCAGTAGCCGTCAGCAGGAAATTTATCGTTTAAGCCGTCAGGAGGGGTATTCGCACAAGCAAATTGCGGAGCGATTAGGCATTTCGGTAGATATGAGTAGGGAGCATCTGAGTAAAGCGTTAAAGAATATTCGCATCTTTTTAGCCGGGAAATATAGCCAGGTAAGTATTGCATCTTAA
- a CDS encoding glycoside hydrolase family 2 protein, translating to MKKYILLFSLLLNMTALQAQRARFNFNSDWRVWVGDVKEAAEENFADKDWKQVTLPYAWNEDDAFRKDIENLSTGIAWYRKHFKLPAAAKGQKVFLEFEGIRQAGEFYLNGKYIGLHENGVMAFGFDITDVVRTGDAENVLSVRVDNDWNYKEKATNTKFQWEDKNFNANYGGISKNVFLHITPRVYQTLPLYAGLQTTGVYIYADNIDIVQESAVIHAESEVKNESGKPQQVSYEVVITDAAGKKIKAFRGNTVTLQAGAQQVLQATAPVKGLHFWSWGYGYLYQVQTIVKVNGQVVDSVTTRTGFRKTDFKDGMIYLNNRVILVHGYAQRTSNEWPSVGVSVPAWLSDYSNSLMIESGGNLVRWMHITPWKQDVESCDRVGLMQAMPAGDAEADVNGQRWEQRKAVMRDAIIYNRNNPSILFYECGNENISEAHMQEMKQIRDMYDGHGGRAIGSREMLDSKVAEYGGEMLYTNKSAHIPMWAMEYSRDEGSRKYWDDFTPPYHKDGDGPKHKGQSAAPYNRNMESHAVENVKRWYEFWRERPGTGKRVSAGGVNIVFSETNTHHRGEENYRRSGEVDGLRIKKENYYAHQVMWNGWVVPEQQGIHLVGHWNYAEGVKKPVYVIATADKVELKLNGKSLGWGEKSNGFLFTFPGVDWQSGTLTATGYDAAGKEVCVSSKATTGKAVALRLKAIDNPRGWIADGHDLALVEVEVVDAQGNRVPTSLDKIQFTLSGPATWRGGMAMGPDNYTLTQAFPVEGGVNRALIRSTTTAGTVTVQATADGLQSAALTLQTKPFVVANGLATQLPADGLPLHLQRGPTPATPSFTVTRTAVAVAKATAGANAADVTKSLDDNELSAWGNDGKLATAWVEYELEREAVVQEVCLKLDKFRSRSYPLRITVDGKEVYNGATPLSLGYVTLACSPQKGKKIRVELTRVPKDDDGRQMAEVNGKQLDEGVAHAAGELKGTLSIIEAEIYEAPGR from the coding sequence ATGAAAAAATATATTTTACTATTCAGTCTGCTACTGAATATGACAGCATTGCAGGCGCAGAGAGCCCGTTTTAATTTTAACAGCGATTGGAGAGTGTGGGTAGGAGATGTGAAAGAAGCGGCGGAGGAAAATTTTGCAGATAAGGATTGGAAACAGGTTACCCTGCCTTATGCGTGGAATGAAGATGATGCGTTTAGAAAGGATATTGAGAATTTGTCTACCGGCATTGCCTGGTATAGAAAACATTTTAAGCTACCGGCTGCTGCCAAAGGGCAAAAGGTGTTCCTGGAATTTGAGGGGATACGGCAGGCGGGTGAATTTTACCTGAATGGTAAATACATAGGTTTGCACGAGAATGGGGTAATGGCTTTCGGTTTTGATATAACAGACGTGGTGCGAACCGGTGATGCAGAAAATGTGCTGTCGGTGCGTGTTGACAATGACTGGAACTATAAAGAGAAGGCCACCAACACTAAATTTCAGTGGGAGGATAAAAACTTCAATGCCAATTACGGCGGTATTTCTAAAAACGTATTCCTGCATATTACACCCCGTGTGTACCAGACATTGCCTTTATATGCGGGGCTGCAAACTACGGGTGTATACATTTATGCGGATAACATAGATATAGTACAGGAGAGTGCGGTAATACATGCTGAGTCAGAGGTGAAGAACGAAAGCGGCAAGCCGCAACAGGTGAGTTATGAGGTAGTGATAACAGATGCAGCCGGTAAAAAAATAAAAGCATTTCGTGGCAATACAGTAACGCTCCAGGCAGGGGCGCAGCAAGTGTTACAGGCAACAGCGCCGGTAAAAGGACTGCATTTCTGGAGCTGGGGCTATGGCTACCTGTACCAGGTGCAAACCATTGTAAAAGTGAACGGGCAGGTGGTGGATAGTGTAACCACGCGCACGGGCTTTAGAAAAACAGATTTTAAGGATGGTATGATTTACCTGAACAACCGGGTGATACTGGTGCATGGCTATGCACAGCGAACCAGCAATGAGTGGCCATCCGTAGGGGTAAGTGTGCCGGCGTGGTTAAGTGATTACAGTAATAGCCTGATGATAGAAAGCGGTGGCAACCTGGTGCGTTGGATGCATATTACCCCCTGGAAGCAGGATGTGGAAAGTTGCGACCGTGTGGGCCTGATGCAGGCGATGCCTGCCGGAGATGCAGAAGCGGATGTGAACGGGCAACGCTGGGAGCAGCGTAAAGCAGTAATGCGAGATGCTATTATTTACAACCGCAATAACCCCAGCATCCTCTTTTATGAGTGTGGTAATGAAAACATTAGTGAAGCGCATATGCAGGAGATGAAGCAGATAAGAGACATGTATGATGGGCATGGTGGCCGTGCTATTGGCAGCCGCGAAATGCTGGATAGCAAAGTGGCGGAATATGGTGGCGAAATGCTGTATACTAATAAAAGCGCCCATATACCCATGTGGGCTATGGAATATTCAAGGGATGAAGGTTCACGTAAATACTGGGACGACTTTACGCCCCCATATCATAAAGATGGCGATGGTCCCAAACATAAGGGACAAAGTGCGGCTCCTTACAACCGCAATATGGAAAGCCATGCGGTGGAAAATGTAAAACGCTGGTATGAGTTCTGGCGCGAAAGGCCAGGCACGGGTAAGCGTGTTAGTGCAGGCGGTGTAAATATTGTTTTTTCAGAAACAAATACCCATCACAGAGGAGAAGAAAATTATCGCCGTAGTGGTGAAGTGGATGGCCTGCGTATTAAAAAGGAAAATTATTATGCACACCAGGTGATGTGGAATGGCTGGGTGGTGCCTGAGCAACAGGGTATTCACCTTGTAGGACATTGGAATTATGCCGAAGGTGTTAAAAAGCCCGTGTATGTAATTGCCACTGCGGATAAGGTGGAATTAAAGCTGAATGGCAAATCGCTGGGATGGGGAGAGAAAAGTAATGGATTTTTATTTACGTTTCCTGGCGTGGACTGGCAGTCGGGCACTTTGACTGCCACAGGATATGATGCTGCTGGCAAAGAAGTATGTGTTAGTTCCAAAGCTACTACCGGTAAAGCAGTAGCGCTTCGGTTAAAAGCGATAGATAACCCCAGGGGATGGATAGCAGACGGACACGACCTGGCCCTGGTAGAAGTAGAAGTGGTAGATGCACAGGGCAACCGTGTGCCTACCAGCCTGGATAAGATACAGTTTACTTTGTCAGGCCCGGCAACCTGGAGGGGTGGTATGGCTATGGGGCCGGATAATTATACACTTACACAAGCTTTTCCGGTAGAAGGCGGTGTGAACAGGGCGTTGATACGGTCAACCACCACGGCAGGTACAGTTACGGTACAGGCAACGGCGGATGGCTTACAAAGCGCTGCATTGACTTTACAAACGAAACCTTTTGTAGTCGCCAACGGGCTGGCCACTCAACTTCCCGCAGATGGTTTGCCTTTGCATTTACAAAGAGGTCCTACGCCTGCAACACCTTCTTTTACTGTTACACGCACAGCGGTTGCTGTTGCAAAGGCAACAGCCGGGGCCAATGCTGCTGATGTAACAAAAAGCCTGGATGACAATGAGTTAAGTGCCTGGGGCAATGATGGTAAATTAGCCACTGCCTGGGTGGAGTACGAACTGGAGCGGGAAGCCGTTGTTCAGGAAGTATGTTTGAAACTGGATAAATTCCGTTCGCGCAGTTATCCTTTGCGCATTACTGTGGATGGTAAAGAAGTGTATAATGGGGCTACACCGCTTAGTTTGGGCTATGTTACGCTGGCCTGTAGCCCGCAAAAGGGGAAAAAGATAAGGGTGGAATTAACCCGTGTGCCCAAAGATGATGACGGCAGGCAAATGGCGGAGGTGAATGGAAAGCAGCTGGATGAAGGTGTGGCACATGCAGCAGGAGAACTGAAAGGAACACTTAGTATTATAGAAGCAGAAATATACGAAGCGCCCGGTAGATAA
- a CDS encoding gliding motility-associated C-terminal domain-containing protein — protein MQLTAAGVVSYQWSPSTYLSDAFINNPVVLLTDNILYTVTGTDANGCSNTALAALVIGAECDVFPVPNAFTPNGDGRNDVFRILSYSTPLTYSKQIFNRFGDKVFSSNNIAIGWDGNYKDHLTDEGTYVYIISITDREGKVITKKGTVVLLR, from the coding sequence GTGCAATTAACAGCAGCGGGAGTGGTGTCTTACCAGTGGAGCCCGTCCACTTACCTGTCAGACGCATTTATTAATAATCCGGTGGTCTTATTAACAGATAATATTTTATACACGGTAACTGGCACAGATGCGAATGGTTGCAGCAATACTGCTTTGGCGGCGTTGGTAATAGGGGCTGAGTGTGATGTGTTTCCGGTACCTAACGCCTTTACGCCTAATGGGGACGGCCGTAATGATGTATTCAGAATACTGAGTTATAGCACGCCGCTTACCTACAGTAAGCAGATATTTAACCGATTTGGTGATAAGGTGTTTAGCAGTAATAATATTGCGATAGGTTGGGATGGTAACTATAAAGACCATCTGACGGATGAAGGCACTTATGTGTATATTATTTCCATTACTGACCGGGAAGGGAAGGTGATAACAAAGAAAGGAACGGTAGTGTTGTTACGATAA
- a CDS encoding cupin domain-containing protein, with amino-acid sequence MNTFRVTRVYHDAAGESHFAEDEYPLTDKGAIGSLSEQVQVKSLIFRTVPPTYDFDFHNAPQKQFIVLLDGSIEIETSLGEKRVFNAGEVIKVEDTEGKGHRTRNLIPVTRHSVFITYE; translated from the coding sequence ATGAACACTTTTCGGGTAACCAGAGTATACCATGATGCAGCCGGGGAAAGTCATTTTGCAGAAGATGAATATCCGCTGACAGATAAAGGGGCCATAGGTTCCTTGTCTGAACAGGTGCAGGTGAAATCGCTCATTTTCCGTACCGTGCCACCTACGTATGATTTTGATTTTCATAATGCACCGCAGAAGCAGTTTATTGTGTTGCTGGATGGCAGTATTGAAATTGAAACTTCGTTGGGCGAGAAACGGGTGTTTAATGCCGGTGAGGTGATTAAAGTGGAAGATACGGAAGGGAAAGGACATCGTACCCGTAATCTGATACCCGTTACCCGGCATTCGGTATTTATTACCTACGAATAG